From the genome of Rhizobium sp. ZPR4:
CGCAACCAGCGCGGCGCCTTCGCTCTGCCCGGATGCAATAAAGCTCTCAACGACCTGCGCCTGACGGACAGAAATCAGCGGCCCGATATCGGTATCAACGTCAATGCCATGACCGATCCGCAGCGAGCGGGCAAAATCGCCGACTTTGGTGACAAACTCATCGTGGATTTCGCGCGCCACGAACAAGCGCGAGCCGGCGATGCAGATCTGTCCGGAATGGGCAAAGACCGCCATGGCCGCGATCGGCACGGCGCGGTCTATGTCAGCGTCGCGGCACACGATCACCGGCGACTTGCCGCCAAGCTCGAGCGAAACCCGTTTCAGATTGCCGACCGCGGCACGGGCGATCGATTGCCCGGTGACGGTAGACCCCGTAAAGACGATCTTGTTGACGTCGGGATGTTCGGCCAGCCGGGCACCGGCGACCGAGCCCTTGCCGGTGACGATGTTGACCACTCCGTCCGGTACGCCGGCCTCTTGCATGAGTTTGGCGATCAGCAGCGGGGTGAGTGGCGCATCCTCCGAAGGTTTGAGCACCACCGTGCAGCCTGTCGCCAGCGCCGGAGCAATCTTCCAGATCGATGCCGCGGTGGGCGCATTCCAGGGAATAATCGCGCCGACGACCCCGATCGGCTCCCGGCGGGTGAAAGTCACGATCTCGCCGGGAATTGAATTGTCGATCACCTCGCCATGAAGCGCGGTCGCCATGCCGGCATAAAACCGCAGCATTCCGATGACCCGCCGCTTGTTGGCAAGCGTGCGCATGATCGGCATGCCCATGTTCAGCGTGTCGGAAACCGAAAGACGCTCCCAGTTCTCCTCGAACAAGTCCGCGATTTTCAGCAGCAGCGTCTGGCGCTCATAGGGTGAGAACCTCGACCACGGCCCTTCCAGAGCCCGACGCGCCGCGGCAACGGCGCGGTCGACATCGGCGGCGGCGGCGAGCGGAACAGTTGCAAGGACCGCCCCTGTTGCCGGATTATAGGTCTCGCTGACTTCACCGGATTGGGCGGCAACCCATTGGCCGCCGATGAACATCGGCCGGAAGCCGCCGTCGTAAAGCTCAGCCGCCATCTGCTTGGCGTCGAAAGTCAGTGTCATGGCGCGGTCTCCCAGTTTCATTCTGCAGTCGATATTCACTATCAGATCGCCACAACACAAATAAAGAAACCTAAAAAGGCGTTCAGATAATCGGACTGTGAAATCGCTCCGACTTATCCGATGCTGAAGCAAATGGAGGATCTTGATATGCGTCTTAAGGGAAAAGTGGCGATCGTCACCGGTGGCGGATCGGGTTTCGGAGAAGGAATCCTTCGGAAATTCGTAGAGGAAGGTGCGCAGGTCGTTCTCGTCGACCGCGACCTCGCTGCCGCGGAGCGCGTAGCGGCGCAGTACGACGGATCGGTCGTGCCGCTTGCCGGCGATGTCGCCACGCTCGATAGCCTCGTCGCAGCGCGGGATCTGGCACTGGCACGGTTCGGCGGTCTGCATATCCTCGTCAACAATGCCGGCATCGGACAGCCGCCGATGCCGATGGAGGATATGGACGAAGGCCTGTTCGATCGCATCTTCAATGTCAACATCCGCTCGATCTACAATGGGGCGCGGGCGGTGCTGCCGCATTTCAAGGCTGAGCGGCAAGGCGCCATTCTGAACGTCGCCTCCACGGGCGGCGTCTCCCCTCGCCCCAACCTCACCTGGTACAACGCCTCGAAAGGATGGGGCATCGCCGCCACCCGCGCGATGGCCGTGGAACTTGCTCCCTTCGGAATTCGCGTCAACGCGATCAATCCCGTTGCCGGCGACACGCCGCTGCTGTCGACCTTCATCGGCTCCGACAGCGACGAAAGCCGGGCGCGGATCGTCGCCACCATTCCGATGGGACGGCTTTCGACACCTGCAGACATGGGCAACGCCGCCGCTTTTCTGTGCTCGGACGAAGCAAGCATGATCACCGGCGTCGATCTCAATGTCGATGGCGGCAAGTGTATCTGAAGAGGCTGTCATGAAGGATATCTATGAGATTGCCGTGGTTCATGGCGACGGGATCGGTCCGGAGGTCTGCGCGGCGGCGGTCGATGTCGTCAAGGCCGCCCTCGGTAATCGTTCGCCCCTCAATTTCCGGGAATATCCAGCGGGGGCGGAGCATTTCCTCAAAACGGGCGAGAGCTTTCCTGAGCCCACCTTCAACGCCTGCCGAAATGCCGATGCGATCCTGCACGGTGCCGGCGGGATACCGGGTGTGGTCCATCCCGACGGGACGGAGGCAGGGCTGGATTTTACCCTCAGGCTGCGTTTCGAGCTTGATCTTTATGCCAATATCCGGCCGATCCGCCTTTTCGAAGGCGTTGCCTGCCCGCTTGCTGGCGTAAAGGCAGGCGAGATCGATTACATCATCCTGCGCGAGAACAGCGAAGGGCTCTACGCTGCCCGCGGCGCCGGCGTGCAACTGCGTGGCGAACTTGCCGTCGACAGCCTGGTTCAAACCCGCTCCGGTGTCGAGCGGATCGTGCGCAAGGCCTTCGAGCTTGCGCGTCAATCGAATGGCGCGCCCAGGGACGGTGTGAAACGCGTGACCTGCTGCGACAAGGCCAATGTCCTGCGCAGTTACGCTTTCTTTCGGTCGGTGTTCGACCTCGTCGCGCCGGACTATCCCGACATCGAAACGGAATATGTGCTGATCGATGCCATGACCATGCATCTCGTGCTCAAGCCCGGCCATTTCAACGTGATCGTCACCGAAAACATGTTCGGCGACATTATTTCCGATCTCGGCGCGGCGACCATCGGTGGCATGGGGCTGGCGCCCTCGGCCGAACTCGGCGATCGCAACGGCTTCTTCCAGGCAGCGCACGGCTCGGCTCCTGATATCGCCGGCAAGGGCATCGCCAATCCCTATGGAACGGTGCTCTCGGCAGCCGCCATGCTCGACTGGCTAGGGACAAAGCATGCCGATCGGGCGTTGTGCGAGGCCGCGTCCAACATCCGAAACGTCACGAATACGGCTCTGGCTGCGGGCTGCCTCAGCGCCGACCTCCGAGGCAACTGGAAATCGGCCGACATCACTCAGTTTCTATGCGAACGGCTTGCCCGATTGCATTGAACCGCTCCGACACGATAGTGATCGCATCTGTCCTTCGAGTGGCTTAGGCACGGATCGTCGATCGCTCGATATCGGGATCGTCTTCAGGTCGACGGTGCGCCGCAGCTGTTGGGCAGTTTCCTTGATCATGATGAATTGCGGCAACAGAAGCCCATGTCTACTGGCGACATTGAGTTTGCTCTTGCGCTGTCCATGGGATGGTCGCTAAGTCATGCGACCGTGGCTGCGAGCTTTTTGGCGGACGAGCGGCGTCGGCCAAATAGAATTCGAGAATCAAGGGCAATTCAATGACCGGACAACTTTCTCTTCCTCGTGATCGGATCTCAGTCCTTCTATTGGAAGGGATCAGTCAGAGCGCGGTGGACTATTTTGCGTCATCCGGCTACGTCAATCTCACTCATCTGCCGAAGGCCCTCGATGACAAGGATCTCAAAAGTCATATAGCCGAAGCGCATATCATCGGCATTCGGTCGCGCACGCAGCTGACAGAAGAGATTTTCAGCTCTGCCAAGAAGCTGATGGCAGTCGGCTGTTTTTCCGTGGGAACCAATCAGGTCGATCTGGATGCGGCCCGCCGACGCGGGATCCCGGTGTTCAACGCCCCCTATTCGAATACGCGCTCGGTCGCCGAACTCGTCATCGGCGAGATCGTCATGCTGACCAGACGGATTTTCCCGCGTTCGGCTTCCGCTCATGAAGGTGGATGGGACAAATCCGCCGAAGGCAGTCGCGAGATGCGCGGGAAAACGCTTGGTATCGTCGGCTACGGCAACATCGGCTCGCAGCTCAGCGTTCTTGCGGAAAGCATGGGCATGAACGTTCGCTATTTTGATCCATCAGACAAGCTTCGCCACGGCAATTCAGAATCCATGGCGTCGCTCGGTGAACTGCTGGAAATCTCAGATTTCGTGACGATGCATGTTCCCGAAACCAGCTCGACGCAAAACATGATAACCGAGGCCGAGCTGCGCAGAATGAAAAAGGGAGCCTTTTTCATCAACAATTCCCGCGGGACGGTGGTCGATCTCGACGCGCTTGCGAAGGTTTTGAAAGAGGGGCATCTCGCAGGCGCGGCAGTCGACGTGTTCCCCAAGGAACCGGCATCGAACAAGGAACGCTTCGAAACGCCGCTGCAAGGTTTGGACAATGTGATCCTCACTCCGCATATTGGCGGGTCGACCGAAGAAGCCCAGGAACGTATCGGAAGGGAAGTTTCCAGGAAGCTTGTGGAATATTCCGATGTCGGGTCGACGCTGGGCGCGGTCAATTTCCCCCAAGTTCAATTGCCGCCGCGTCCAAACGGCACGCGTTTCATCCATGTTCACGAAAATCGCCCTGGTATCCTGAACAGTCTCAATACGATCTTTTCATCGCGCGGACTGAATATCGTCGGCGAGTTCCTGCAGACACACGGCGAAACGGGCTACGTGGTTATTGAAGTCGAAGGCGTTGGCCAAACGGCGAACGAGATACTTGACACCCTTCGCCAGATCCCGGGAACGATACGAGCTCGATTGGTTTACTGACGGACATTGCCCCAGACCTGCCCCGTCCCGGTGGATTTCCGCCACCGGCATGAGGTTCACTGTTGCCCGGTCTTAGCGCAGGATTTTCAACTGTTCTTGTCCTACCTCCTCTCTGGGCGAGATCCGGCGGCTTTTGGTAAGCCACTTGGAAAATCCATCGAGATAGAGGTAGACAACGGGCGTGGTGAGCAAGGTTAGCGCCTGACTGACGGCCAGACCGCCGAACATTGCAAAGCCCAAAGGCTGGCGAAGTTCCGATCCTGTCCCATGACCAAGCATCAGCGGCACCGCCCCCAACATGGTTGCCATGGTGGTCATCATGATCGGCCGGAACCGGATCAATGCCGCTTTGCGTATCGCCTGCTCGCTCGTCAATCCCTCGCTGCGTTCTCCCTCGATGGCGAAATCGACCATCATGATGCCGTTCTTCTTGACGATGCCGATGAGAAGGATGACGGCGATCAATGCGATCAGACTGAAATCGTAGCCGAGCAGCATCAGCGTTGCCAGCGCCCCGACACCGGCCGATGGTAAGGTGGACAGGATGGTCAGGGGGTGAATATAGCTCTCGTACAAGACGCCGAGGATCAGATAGACCACGACGAGCGCGCCGACCAGCAAGAGCGGGATGGAGCCCAGCGACTGCTGGAATGCCTGGGCGGTGCCTTCGAAGCTGGTGTTGATCGATGCCGGCAGGTTCATCTGATGCAGAGCTGCATTGATCCTGTCCGTGGCGACGCCGATGGATGTGCCTGCCGCAAGGTTGAAGCTGATGGTAACGGAGGGGAACTGGCTTTCATGACTGATCTGGAGCGGCTGCACCGGTACGGTGGTCCAGTGCGCCAGCACGGAGAGCGGGACATCAGGGCCACTTGCAGATTTCACATACAGCTTATCCAGCGTGCTCACCTCGCTCTGCAGGTTCGGCAGCACCTCCATGATGACGTCATAACTCGACAGCTGGGTGAAATATTGCGCTATCTGACGCTGGCCGAAGGCGTCGTCCAGCGTGTTGTCGATCGCTTCCGGCTGAATGCCGTAACGCTGTGCCTGGGCGCGATCGATGGTCAGCGTGAGGGTTGAGCCGTTCGTCTGCTGGTCTGACGCGACGCCTTCGAGGCCGGGCAGTGTCTGCATCTTGGCGAGCACCTTCGGCGACCAGCTGTTGAGGGCGTCGATGTCGGCGCTGGTCAAGCTCATCTGGTACTGCGTGCGCGATGCGCGAGCGCCGACGCGCACGTCCTGCGCCGCCTGGAGGAAGAGGCGCGCGCCCTCGACTTTCTCCAGCTTTGGCTGCAGGCGCCGGATGATCTGGTCAGCACTCGCCTGACGCTGGTCGCGCGGCTTCAGGGTGATGAAAACCCGGCCCGTGTTCAAGGGATTGCCGACGCCGCCGACGGCCATGGCGACGCTCGCCACATCCGGATCCGCTTGAACGATGGTTCCGAGCTGCCGCTGACGGTCGAGCATCTTGGTGAAGGAAATGTCTTGTGCCGCTTCGGATTGTCCGGTGATCAGCCCTGTATCCTGCTGCGGAAAGAACCCCTTGGGTATCCAGATGAAGAGCAGCACGGAAAGGGCCAGCGATGCGAAGAAGACAGCAAGTGTAATCAGGCGGAACTTGAGCGCGAGATCGAGTGCCCATTCATAGCCATTCGTCATGGCATCAAACCCGCGTTCGCTGAGGGCGTAAAGTCTGCCGTGACGGGCTTCTTCGTTGTTTCGCAGGAAGCGTGATGCCAGCATCGGTATCAATGTCAGCGACACGAAGGCCGATACGGCAATGGTCATTGCGAGCGTTAGTGAAAACTCCCGGAACAATCGTCCGATGATGCCGCTCATCAATAAGAGCGGCAATAGAACGGCGACGAGTGAGAGGCTGATCGACAGGATCGTGAAGCCGATCTCGCCGGCACCAGCCATGGCCGCTTCGAAGCCGTCCATTCCCTCATCGATATGACGCTGGATGTTTTCCAAGACAACGATGGCGTCGTCGACCACAAAGCCGACCGCAATGGTGAGTGCCATCAATGAGAGATTGTCGAGCGTGAAGCCGGCAATCCACATCATCGCGCAGGCACCGAATAAGGCAAGCGGCACAGTCAGGCTTGGGATGAGCGTAGCCCGAACACTGCGCAGGAACACGAAGATGACGGCGACAACCAGCAGCACGGTGATCAGAAGCGTCGTGCGCACGTCGCTGACCGCGGCCCGGATTGTCTGCGTTCGATCGCTGAGGACGCCGATCTTGATACCGGGCTGCATCGACGCGGTCAGGCGCGGCAATTCAGCCGTGATACTGTCGACCGTCTGAATGACGTTTGCGCCCGGCTGCTTGAAGATGATCAGGAAGATGCCGCGCTTGCCATTGGCCCAGGCAGCCTGCTTGCTGTCCTGCGCCGCGGTGACAGCCTGGCCGATGTCGCGGATATAGAGCGGCGAACCGTTCTGATAGGTGATGATGACGTCGTTCCATTTCGATGCGTCGATAAGCTGGCCGTTGGTGTAGATGGTATAGCTTCGCGACGGGCCGTCGATATTGCCGGTGGGATTGTTTTCGGTAACGCCGTTCAGCTGCGTTCGCACGTCCTCCAGCGTCAAGCCCCTGACCGCCATCTTGCTCGGGTCCAGCTGCACGCGGATGGCCGGCTTTTGCTGTCCGCCATAAAGCACTTGCGCCACGCCGGGAAGCTGGCTGATCTGCTGGCCGAGCTTCGTTTCGACCTCGTTGTCGACCGTGGTCAGCGGCAGGGTGTCCGATGTCGCGGAGAGGAGAAGGATTGGCGAATCGGCGGGATTGACCTTGCGATAGGTCGGCGGGCTGGGCAGGTTGGTCGGGAGCTGGCCGCTGGCGGAATTGATGGCAGCCTGCACATCGTTGGCGGCGCCGTCGATATCTCGATCCAGATCGAACTGCAGGGTGATTTGCGTCGAACCAAGCGAGTTCAGCGACGTCATCTCGCTAACACCGGCGATCGAGGCGAAGGCGGTTTCGAGTGGCTGCGCGACCGACGAAGCCATGATGGTCGGGCTTGCCCCGGGCAACTGCACGGAAACCTGAATGGTCGGAAAATCCACTTGCGGCAGCGGCGCAACGGGCAGCAGCGGGTATGCCACTATGCCGACAAGCAGGATTCCCGCCATGATGAGCGAGGTGGCAATCGGATGTTTGATGAATGGCGACGACAGGCCACGAGACTGAGCCATGCGAGCTTCTCACTCTTGTAATTCAGTTGCACCGGAAACAGCGATTGTCAGGTCTTACTGGGCAGCCATTCTTGTCGCGGGCGGTGCGTCCGTGGCGATCTGCTGCTTGGCGTCGGCGACAAGGCTGCCGGGTTGCACACGATAGGAGCCATCGGTCACCACCATCTCGCCGGGCCTCACGCCATCACTCACCACGACATTGCCGTTGCCGGTCTCGGAGACCTTTATCGGGCGAACCTGTGCCTTGCGATCCGGCCCGACAATATAGGCGAACAGGCCATCGGGGCCGTGCTGCACGGCGTCGAGCGGAATCTGCACCACATTCTTCAGCGTCGAAATGGCCAGTTTGACCGTTACCGACTGTCCCGGCCAAAGCCCGTTGTCCGCATTCGCAAACGTCGCCTTGAGATTGATTGTGCCGGTTGCGACATTGATCTGGTTGTCGATGTACGAAAGCGTGCCTTGTGAGAGTACGGTCTTCCCATCCTCGCTAGTCACCTCTACCGGCACGTCGCCCGAAGCGAGCGCCTTGCTGACCGCCTGCAGTTGATCTTGCGGGGCCGGGAAGACCACGCTGATCGGCTGGACCTGCTCTATGGTGACGATACCGGTCGTATCGGTAGGCTGTACGAGGTTCCCCACGTCGATCAGGCTGAACCCCGCCCGTCCCGAGAATGGCGCAGAGATCCGGCAATAGGCCAGATTGACGCTGGCAGACTGGACAGCGGCTTCGTCCGCCTGCACCGTTCCCTGATCCTGAGCGACCAGTGCCACTTGGTCGTCCAACGTTACCTGCGGAGCTGTGTGCTGCGCGACCAGCTTGCTATCGCGATCGAGATCCACCTGAGCGCCTTTGTGCAGGGCCCGGTCATGCGCCAGTTGGCCTTTTGCCTGCGCGAGTGCGGCCTCATAGGTTTGCGTGTCGATCTCCACGAGCGGATCGCCCTTGCTCACCATATGCCCTTGCGTGAAATCGACCTTGGCTATGCGGCCGGTGATCTGCGAATGGACGGTGACGGTGTTTAGCGCCTGAACCGTTCCAAGCTCGTTCAGATTGACGAGGAAATCGTCCGATCGAGCGGGAGCAAGGGTGACCGGGACGCCAGGGGCCTGTGGCGGCTTTGCGCCATCTTTGACCACGGAGTGGTCAAGCCCGGTCAGCTCACGTTCCACATAGGTTCTCTCTATCCATCCCGTACTGATTGCTCCGATGATAAGAACGCAGACTATCAACGCTTTTGGGCTCTTGAGCCGAGAAGAACGCTGCAATTCGGCCATGTTCATCATTCCCTGAACGCGGCGACCGGGATTGGACGTCGTCAGGCAGCAAAAAACGCCGCGTGATGGCGAATGTTTGGCCATTGGACTGCACTATTGCGTGATCGCCAAGTGAGCAAAGCTTGGCAAAGCCAAGATCGGCCCCGAGTTTTTCCTCAATAATTCAGCTGGTCTGCCGATCAGGCGGTACGTCGATCAGCCGCGATCTGGCTGGCGCCAATGCTGGCAAGCGCGACGCTGAACAGGGTCGGGTTGGTGGCGGTCATCGTGGGAATGACACCATTGCCGGCGACGTAGAGGTTGTCGAAGCCCCAGACCTTGGAGTTCCTGTCACAAACGCTGGTGCCGTCGTCGCGTTCGCCCATGCGGATCGTGCCCTGGTAATGCAGCGACGAACCGACGGGCTGCACGAAGGTAGCGAAACCCGGAGCCGGGCGACCGATGATGGCGGAAATACGCTGGGCATGGCCCTTGGCCGCTTCGAGGCGCGCCTTGTCGCCTTCCGACTGACGCCACTGGATGGAGATGGCCGGCAGGCCGAGCCAGTCGCGACGATCGTCGTCGAAGATAACGCGGTTGTCAGCGCTAAGATCCGAGGGCACGAAAACGCCCATGCCGATCGGCTGGCCGCTCATATCGCTGGCATGTGGCATCGAGTGCAGGCTGGCTGGGGCGATAGTGACGGAATAGGGGAAATCCTTGGTGGCCGGAATCCAGCTCATCGCTGTCATCGGCACATCGGTCTGCATCTCCGTGATCTGCGAGACGATATAGTGATCGTTGATATAGCGGCCGAGCGCTTCGGGGCGGATGCCGGAGGCGTAGAGCAGCTGCGGGGAGTGCAGAGAGTCACACGCAACGACAACCGTGCCGGCGCTGACGATAAAGGTCTCTTGCGAGCCGGCGCGGGCAAGTTCGACACCCGTGACCCGGCCATTTTCATGGATCACGCGGCGGCAGGTGGTTTCAGAGAGAATATGAAAGCTATCCTCCGGCTCGTCGACGAGATCGCCGAGAACGACGTCGGTGCCGTGATAGCGCAGGCCATCGGGGCCTGGCGTCGCCGCGAGCGGCATGGGCTGAACGAAGCGATCGGGCGTCCGGCCAGGATCGAAGACCTCGCCCAGGCGCTCGCGCATGGCGATGGCTGCAACATCGCCGGCGCGTGGGTCCTTGTTGGTCCCGAGCAGTTTTGCCGACACGGCCAAAGCCTTATGCATCTCGTCGGTAGGGATGAAGGGCACCAGCTCGATCTCTGATGGGACCGGCGTGCCGGTCGACCATTTGGTGCCCATGCCGCCGACATTGGCGGCCGAGAAGCCGGCAAAAAGGTTTTCATCCTGGGCATCGGCATCGTTGGCGATGAAAAGGCCCGAGCGGCGCAGCAACGAATGATCGAAGCCACCGGCACGCCGGGCCTCCCATTCTTCCTTGTTGATCGGCATACGCGGGCTGCGGTCGCCACCCTGGGCACACACTTCGAAGGCCGCACGTTCATCGAGATCGGCGATATTGTCGAGATGTGCGCCCTTTTGCGGCAGGATCTGCGGGCCGGCTTCCACCATCAGAATGCGCGCTTCCGGCCAGTTATTCCTGATGACCCGTGCATAGGCCGAACCGGTCGGACCACTTCCGATGATGACGACGTCGGCAGACTGACCAGACATTCCTGCTATTCCCTATTGTTAAATCAATTTGATATCAAACAAAGATGTATTCTAGCCGATGTCAATCGGGATTGTTAAGTTACCGAACAAAGTTTTGGTGACAGCGCTCAAGGAGATGCCGCGATGAAGATAGGTCTGAGTTCATACAGTTTCCGTCCGTTGATGCAGAGCGGCGCCATGCAGATCGAGGATGCTTTTGCGTGGGTGGGCAAACATGGCGGCGATCATGTCGAACTGGCAACGCTCTCCGTCGCACCCGAAGGACAGGATCTTCAATATGAACTCGCCAATGACGCGGAGATGCTGGAGCGCCTGAAGGGCGCATCCCAGAAAAGCGGCGTGCCGCTTTCCGGCCTCTGCACATCAGGCAATTTCATCGACGACGGCGAGCGAGCATTCCAGCTTGGCCGACTGAAGCGCTATGTCGAGCTTTGCGACAAGCTTGGCGTCCGCTTCCTGCGCCACGATGTCGTGCCTTGGTCGCTCCGCGCAACGGAGCCCGGCCAGTTCGAAGCAGCATTCCCGGCGATCGCCGACGCCACGCATGAGCTTGCCGCGCATGCCGGGCGCTATGGCGTGACCACCAGTGTCGAGGATCACGGATTCTTCATGAATTCCAGCGAGCGGATCAGGCGGCTTCTGCATGCCGTCAATCTGCCGAGCTTCAAGCTGACCGTCGATATCGGCAACTTCCTCTGCGTCGACGAGAACCCGCTGACAGGAACGCGTGCATGCCTTTCCCAGGCAAGTTTCGTCCACTTGAAGGATTTTTACGTGCGCCAGACCGCGCCTGGCGCGGATTGGCTGCGGACGGTCGGCGGCCAGGCAATCCGCGGCTCCGTCTTCGGCTATGGCGACCTCCCCGTCAAATCGATCGTGGAGGACATCGTCGCCTCAGGCTATGACGGCTTTGTCTCGCTCGAATATGAAGGCAACGAGCCGACGCAATACGGTTGCGAAACCGGCTTGAAGAATGCGAAGGCGATGTTTGCGGCCGCTGGCCGCTGAACCTTGCCGTTCTGCAATCAAAAGACTAGAGCGCGGCGATCCGGTCGACGCGCCTTTTGAGATCGGCGAGGCGTTTGCGGTCGCCTCCCGGCACCTCGATCGAGGCCCAGCCGGAATAGCCGACATCGGACAGCGCCTTGTTGACGGCGGCCCAATCGCAGTCGCCATCGCCCAGCTCGACATTAAAGCCCTTCCACGGGCCTTCGCTGTTCATCTTTTCGAGACTGTATTCCTTGATGTCGATCTTCAGGATGCGCTTGCCGAGCGCCTCGATCCAATCCGTCGGCCGACCATAGCGCAGAACATTGCCGACATCGAAATACCAGCCGAGCTTCGGATGGTTGAAGCGATCGACGAAATCGGCCGCCTCCAGCGGGCTCAGCAGGAAGTCGTTCCACACATTTTCGAGCGCAATCGACACGCCGCTTTCTTCCGCGGCAGGCAGGATTTTTGCGATTTCCTCGCCAGCTCTCGCATAAGCGGCCTTGTAACTGGTGCCCGCATTGACGACGCCAGGCACAAGCAGCACCGTCGTGGCGCCATAGAGCTTTGCATCGTGAAGCGCCTTGACCATCGAATCGACACAGG
Proteins encoded in this window:
- a CDS encoding isocitrate/isopropylmalate dehydrogenase family protein, encoding MKDIYEIAVVHGDGIGPEVCAAAVDVVKAALGNRSPLNFREYPAGAEHFLKTGESFPEPTFNACRNADAILHGAGGIPGVVHPDGTEAGLDFTLRLRFELDLYANIRPIRLFEGVACPLAGVKAGEIDYIILRENSEGLYAARGAGVQLRGELAVDSLVQTRSGVERIVRKAFELARQSNGAPRDGVKRVTCCDKANVLRSYAFFRSVFDLVAPDYPDIETEYVLIDAMTMHLVLKPGHFNVIVTENMFGDIISDLGAATIGGMGLAPSAELGDRNGFFQAAHGSAPDIAGKGIANPYGTVLSAAAMLDWLGTKHADRALCEAASNIRNVTNTALAAGCLSADLRGNWKSADITQFLCERLARLH
- a CDS encoding aldehyde dehydrogenase family protein, which gives rise to MTLTFDAKQMAAELYDGGFRPMFIGGQWVAAQSGEVSETYNPATGAVLATVPLAAAADVDRAVAAARRALEGPWSRFSPYERQTLLLKIADLFEENWERLSVSDTLNMGMPIMRTLANKRRVIGMLRFYAGMATALHGEVIDNSIPGEIVTFTRREPIGVVGAIIPWNAPTAASIWKIAPALATGCTVVLKPSEDAPLTPLLIAKLMQEAGVPDGVVNIVTGKGSVAGARLAEHPDVNKIVFTGSTVTGQSIARAAVGNLKRVSLELGGKSPVIVCRDADIDRAVPIAAMAVFAHSGQICIAGSRLFVAREIHDEFVTKVGDFARSLRIGHGIDVDTDIGPLISVRQAQVVESFIASGQSEGAALVAGGTRLSGSLYDKGNFIAPTVFGDVKDEMKIAREEIFGPVISAMPFDTIDEAVERANASPYGLAAGVFTQNLGMAHKLVRRIKAGSVWVNMYHALDPAVPFGGMKMSGYGREGGIEHLHEYLETKAVWIQTD
- a CDS encoding efflux RND transporter permease subunit; the protein is MAQSRGLSSPFIKHPIATSLIMAGILLVGIVAYPLLPVAPLPQVDFPTIQVSVQLPGASPTIMASSVAQPLETAFASIAGVSEMTSLNSLGSTQITLQFDLDRDIDGAANDVQAAINSASGQLPTNLPSPPTYRKVNPADSPILLLSATSDTLPLTTVDNEVETKLGQQISQLPGVAQVLYGGQQKPAIRVQLDPSKMAVRGLTLEDVRTQLNGVTENNPTGNIDGPSRSYTIYTNGQLIDASKWNDVIITYQNGSPLYIRDIGQAVTAAQDSKQAAWANGKRGIFLIIFKQPGANVIQTVDSITAELPRLTASMQPGIKIGVLSDRTQTIRAAVSDVRTTLLITVLLVVAVIFVFLRSVRATLIPSLTVPLALFGACAMMWIAGFTLDNLSLMALTIAVGFVVDDAIVVLENIQRHIDEGMDGFEAAMAGAGEIGFTILSISLSLVAVLLPLLLMSGIIGRLFREFSLTLAMTIAVSAFVSLTLIPMLASRFLRNNEEARHGRLYALSERGFDAMTNGYEWALDLALKFRLITLAVFFASLALSVLLFIWIPKGFFPQQDTGLITGQSEAAQDISFTKMLDRQRQLGTIVQADPDVASVAMAVGGVGNPLNTGRVFITLKPRDQRQASADQIIRRLQPKLEKVEGARLFLQAAQDVRVGARASRTQYQMSLTSADIDALNSWSPKVLAKMQTLPGLEGVASDQQTNGSTLTLTIDRAQAQRYGIQPEAIDNTLDDAFGQRQIAQYFTQLSSYDVIMEVLPNLQSEVSTLDKLYVKSASGPDVPLSVLAHWTTVPVQPLQISHESQFPSVTISFNLAAGTSIGVATDRINAALHQMNLPASINTSFEGTAQAFQQSLGSIPLLLVGALVVVYLILGVLYESYIHPLTILSTLPSAGVGALATLMLLGYDFSLIALIAVILLIGIVKKNGIMMVDFAIEGERSEGLTSEQAIRKAALIRFRPIMMTTMATMLGAVPLMLGHGTGSELRQPLGFAMFGGLAVSQALTLLTTPVVYLYLDGFSKWLTKSRRISPREEVGQEQLKILR
- a CDS encoding efflux RND transporter periplasmic adaptor subunit, with the protein product MERELTGLDHSVVKDGAKPPQAPGVPVTLAPARSDDFLVNLNELGTVQALNTVTVHSQITGRIAKVDFTQGHMVSKGDPLVEIDTQTYEAALAQAKGQLAHDRALHKGAQVDLDRDSKLVAQHTAPQVTLDDQVALVAQDQGTVQADEAAVQSASVNLAYCRISAPFSGRAGFSLIDVGNLVQPTDTTGIVTIEQVQPISVVFPAPQDQLQAVSKALASGDVPVEVTSEDGKTVLSQGTLSYIDNQINVATGTINLKATFANADNGLWPGQSVTVKLAISTLKNVVQIPLDAVQHGPDGLFAYIVGPDRKAQVRPIKVSETGNGNVVVSDGVRPGEMVVTDGSYRVQPGSLVADAKQQIATDAPPATRMAAQ
- the serA gene encoding phosphoglycerate dehydrogenase, encoding MTGQLSLPRDRISVLLLEGISQSAVDYFASSGYVNLTHLPKALDDKDLKSHIAEAHIIGIRSRTQLTEEIFSSAKKLMAVGCFSVGTNQVDLDAARRRGIPVFNAPYSNTRSVAELVIGEIVMLTRRIFPRSASAHEGGWDKSAEGSREMRGKTLGIVGYGNIGSQLSVLAESMGMNVRYFDPSDKLRHGNSESMASLGELLEISDFVTMHVPETSSTQNMITEAELRRMKKGAFFINNSRGTVVDLDALAKVLKEGHLAGAAVDVFPKEPASNKERFETPLQGLDNVILTPHIGGSTEEAQERIGREVSRKLVEYSDVGSTLGAVNFPQVQLPPRPNGTRFIHVHENRPGILNSLNTIFSSRGLNIVGEFLQTHGETGYVVIEVEGVGQTANEILDTLRQIPGTIRARLVY
- a CDS encoding glucose 1-dehydrogenase, coding for MRLKGKVAIVTGGGSGFGEGILRKFVEEGAQVVLVDRDLAAAERVAAQYDGSVVPLAGDVATLDSLVAARDLALARFGGLHILVNNAGIGQPPMPMEDMDEGLFDRIFNVNIRSIYNGARAVLPHFKAERQGAILNVASTGGVSPRPNLTWYNASKGWGIAATRAMAVELAPFGIRVNAINPVAGDTPLLSTFIGSDSDESRARIVATIPMGRLSTPADMGNAAAFLCSDEASMITGVDLNVDGGKCI